The Streptococcus sp. 29896 genome includes a region encoding these proteins:
- a CDS encoding cysteine desulfurase family protein, with protein sequence MIYFDNAATTPVYPEVLKTYTEVATKIWSNPSSLHSLGSQATRILEASRKQIAELLGQDSKEIFFTSGGTEGDNWVIKGVAFEKAHLGKHIIVSAIEHPAVKESALWLKTQGFEVDLAPVNAQGFVDVAALESLIRPDTTLVSIMAVNNEIGAIQPIQEISQLLADKPTISFHVDAVQAIGKVPTERYLTDRVDFASFSGHKFHSVRGVGFVYIKAGKKITPLLTGGGQESDKRSTTENVAGIAATAKALRLTLDKAADSQKRLAAMKQILVDELGKYADVTVFSGLEDFVPSIVTFGIKNIRGEVIVHAFEDHQIYISTTSACSSKAGKPAGTLIAMGVPQKLAQTAVRISLDDDNDMGQIEQFLTIFKQIYHNTQKVR encoded by the coding sequence TACGGAAGTGGCGACAAAAATCTGGAGTAACCCATCCAGTCTCCATAGTCTCGGCAGTCAGGCAACCCGTATCTTAGAAGCATCTCGCAAGCAAATCGCAGAATTGCTTGGCCAGGATAGCAAAGAAATCTTTTTCACCTCAGGTGGTACGGAAGGTGACAACTGGGTCATCAAGGGAGTGGCATTTGAAAAGGCACATCTGGGCAAGCACATCATCGTGTCAGCTATTGAGCATCCAGCTGTAAAAGAGTCAGCACTTTGGCTCAAAACGCAAGGTTTTGAGGTTGATTTGGCTCCGGTCAATGCCCAAGGTTTTGTGGATGTTGCAGCCTTAGAAAGCTTGATTCGTCCAGATACCACACTGGTTTCTATCATGGCCGTCAACAATGAAATTGGTGCCATTCAGCCCATTCAGGAAATATCTCAACTGTTAGCTGATAAGCCAACCATTTCATTCCATGTGGATGCCGTGCAGGCTATCGGCAAAGTGCCGACGGAACGGTATTTGACAGACCGAGTTGATTTTGCCAGTTTTTCAGGTCACAAATTCCATTCTGTAAGAGGTGTAGGATTCGTCTATATCAAAGCAGGTAAGAAAATCACTCCGCTATTGACAGGAGGAGGACAGGAAAGCGACAAACGCTCAACAACGGAAAATGTGGCTGGTATTGCAGCGACAGCTAAGGCGCTCCGCTTGACCTTGGATAAGGCAGCAGATAGCCAGAAGCGGCTGGCAGCTATGAAGCAGATCCTTGTGGATGAATTGGGCAAATACGCTGATGTGACAGTCTTTTCTGGGCTAGAGGACTTTGTGCCAAGCATTGTGACGTTTGGGATTAAGAACATCCGAGGCGAGGTCATTGTCCACGCCTTTGAAGACCACCAGATTTACATTTCGACAACTTCAGCCTGCTCATCTAAGGCAGGTAAGCCTGCGGGTACTCTGATTGCCATGGGTGTTCCGCAGAAGTTGGCTCAAACTGCCGTTCGTATCAGCTTGGATGATGACAACGATATGGGGCAAATCGAACAATTCCTCACGATTTTCAAACAAATTTATCACAATACACAGAAAGTAAGGTAG
- the thiI gene encoding tRNA uracil 4-sulfurtransferase ThiI: MNYSEIMIRYGELSTKGKNKMRFVNKLRNNIKHVLSVYPEVRVYFDRDRGHVYLNGADYQEVSASLKKIFGIQNFAPSYKIEKSVPALKEAVVEIMQSIYKEGMTFKIAARRSDHSFELDSRDLNQVLGDAVFTAIPNVQVQMKSPDITLRVEIRPDAAYISHEEIKGAGGLPVGTSGKGTLMLSGGIDSPVAGYLALKRGVEIEALHFASPPYTSPGALKKAHDLTRKLTAFGGNITFIEVPFTEIQEEIKEKAPEAYLMTLTRRFMMRITDRVREERGAMVIINGESLGQVASQTLESMQAINAVTNTPVIRPVVTMDKLEIIDIAQEIDTFDISIQPFEDCCTIFAPDRPKTNPKIKNVEQYEARMDVEGLVERAVAGIIVTEITPKEEVKDEVDSLIADLL, from the coding sequence ATGAACTATTCAGAAATTATGATTCGCTATGGCGAATTGTCAACTAAAGGGAAAAACAAGATGCGGTTTGTTAACAAACTCCGCAATAATATCAAGCATGTCCTGTCTGTTTACCCAGAAGTGAGGGTTTATTTTGACCGTGACCGTGGTCATGTCTATTTGAATGGGGCAGATTATCAGGAAGTCTCAGCTTCTTTGAAGAAGATTTTTGGGATCCAAAATTTCGCACCATCTTATAAGATTGAAAAGTCTGTTCCGGCCTTGAAAGAGGCAGTTGTGGAGATTATGCAGTCTATTTACAAGGAAGGGATGACTTTCAAGATTGCGGCACGTCGAAGCGACCACAGTTTTGAACTGGATAGCCGTGACCTGAACCAAGTCCTTGGAGATGCGGTTTTTACAGCCATTCCAAATGTGCAAGTGCAAATGAAGTCGCCAGATATTACCTTGCGAGTGGAAATTCGTCCTGACGCTGCTTATATTTCCCATGAAGAAATCAAGGGAGCGGGCGGTCTTCCAGTTGGTACATCTGGCAAGGGTACGCTGATGCTATCAGGTGGTATTGATTCGCCTGTTGCGGGCTATTTAGCACTTAAACGTGGGGTTGAAATCGAAGCCCTGCACTTTGCAAGTCCGCCTTATACTAGCCCAGGTGCGCTTAAAAAAGCCCATGATTTGACTCGTAAATTGACTGCCTTTGGTGGTAATATCACCTTTATCGAAGTGCCGTTTACAGAAATTCAGGAAGAAATCAAGGAAAAGGCACCTGAAGCTTATTTGATGACCTTGACACGCCGCTTCATGATGCGGATTACAGACCGAGTTCGTGAAGAGCGTGGTGCCATGGTTATTATCAATGGTGAAAGTCTAGGACAAGTGGCAAGTCAGACCTTGGAATCCATGCAAGCTATCAATGCGGTGACAAATACACCTGTTATCCGTCCAGTCGTTACCATGGACAAGTTGGAAATCATTGATATTGCTCAAGAAATTGATACCTTTGATATTTCCATCCAGCCTTTTGAGGATTGCTGTACCATCTTTGCCCCTGACCGTCCAAAAACTAACCCTAAAATCAAAAATGTCGAGCAATACGAAGCCCGTATGGATGTTGAAGGCTTGGTGGAACGAGCTGTGGCTGGGATTATCGTAACTGAAATCACACCGAAAGAGGAAGTGAAAGACGAAGTAGATAGTTTGATTGCTGATTTACTATAA
- the brnQ gene encoding branched-chain amino acid transport system II carrier protein: MKKGALTGLLLFGMFFGAGNLIFPPALGVLSGENFWPAILGFVVSGVGIAVIALIVGTLNPKGYVHEISRKISPAFATVYLVALYLAIGPFFAIPRTATTSFEIGIAPLLGDANLGLWLFGFTALYFVAAYLIALNPSQILNSIGRILTPVFAILIVILVVLGIAKYGSTSPLPASEAYSAGQAFGTGFIEGYNTLDALASIAFSVVAVNTLKQLGFSSKKEYVSTIWSVGFVVALAFSALYVGLAFLGNHFPVPADVLASDTNKGVYILSQATQAIFGPSAQIFLAVMVIVTCFTTTAGLIVSSGEFFAERFPRFSYKVYATIFTLIGFGIANLGLNNIITFSVPVLLVLYPITICIVLITIVNKFVPLSTYGMQLTVGVVTALSLVEVLAGQFGWTAVSKVISALPLAGQSLAWLLPAFIGIVLSLFLPNKQESEVFEM; encoded by the coding sequence ATGAAAAAAGGAGCTCTAACAGGTTTACTCCTGTTTGGTATGTTTTTTGGTGCCGGAAACTTGATTTTTCCACCGGCTTTGGGGGTCTTATCGGGTGAAAATTTCTGGCCAGCTATTTTAGGATTTGTCGTATCGGGTGTCGGAATTGCCGTCATTGCCTTGATTGTCGGTACCTTAAACCCAAAAGGTTATGTACATGAGATTTCCCGTAAGATTTCTCCAGCTTTTGCAACGGTCTATCTTGTTGCCTTGTATTTGGCGATTGGTCCTTTCTTTGCCATTCCGCGTACAGCAACAACGTCCTTTGAAATTGGTATTGCGCCATTGTTGGGCGATGCGAATCTGGGTCTCTGGTTGTTTGGCTTTACAGCTCTTTACTTTGTGGCAGCTTATCTGATTGCCCTCAATCCGTCTCAAATCTTAAACAGTATCGGACGTATTTTAACTCCTGTTTTTGCTATTTTGATTGTGATTTTGGTTGTGCTTGGTATTGCGAAATATGGATCAACCAGTCCGCTACCAGCTTCTGAGGCTTATTCTGCGGGACAGGCTTTTGGTACAGGATTTATTGAAGGATACAACACCCTCGATGCCCTTGCCTCAATTGCCTTTAGTGTGGTAGCAGTAAACACCTTAAAGCAACTTGGTTTCTCCAGCAAGAAGGAGTATGTCTCAACCATCTGGTCTGTTGGTTTTGTTGTAGCCTTGGCTTTTTCAGCACTATATGTCGGTTTGGCTTTCCTTGGAAATCATTTCCCAGTTCCTGCTGATGTTTTGGCTTCTGATACCAATAAGGGTGTTTATATTCTTTCGCAAGCAACACAAGCTATCTTTGGTCCAAGCGCGCAGATTTTCTTGGCTGTTATGGTTATCGTGACTTGTTTCACGACGACGGCTGGCTTGATTGTTTCTTCAGGTGAATTTTTCGCGGAGCGTTTCCCACGTTTTAGCTACAAAGTATATGCGACAATTTTTACTTTGATTGGTTTTGGGATTGCCAACCTCGGTTTAAACAATATCATTACTTTCTCAGTTCCAGTTCTTTTGGTTCTCTATCCAATTACCATCTGTATTGTCTTGATTACCATTGTGAACAAATTTGTACCACTTTCGACCTACGGTATGCAATTAACTGTGGGAGTAGTGACAGCTTTGTCATTGGTAGAAGTTTTGGCTGGTCAATTTGGTTGGACAGCTGTTTCAAAAGTTATCTCAGCTTTGCCATTGGCTGGACAATCATTAGCATGGTTATTACCAGCCTTTATCGGAATCGTCCTTTCTCTGTTCTTACCAAACAAGCAGGAGAGCGAAGTTTTTGAAATGTAA
- the rplU gene encoding 50S ribosomal protein L21 — MSTYAIIKTGGKQVKVEVGQAIYVEKLNVEAGQEVTFEEVVLVGGEKTVVGTPLVAGATVVGTVEKQGKQKKVVTFKYKPKKGSHRKQGHRQPYTKVVINAINA; from the coding sequence ATGAGCACATATGCAATCATTAAAACTGGCGGCAAACAAGTTAAAGTTGAAGTCGGTCAAGCTATCTACGTTGAAAAATTGAACGTTGAAGCAGGTCAAGAAGTTACTTTCGAAGAAGTAGTTCTTGTTGGTGGTGAGAAAACTGTTGTGGGTACTCCACTTGTAGCAGGCGCTACTGTTGTTGGTACTGTTGAAAAACAAGGTAAACAGAAAAAGGTTGTTACCTTCAAGTACAAACCTAAAAAAGGTAGCCACCGCAAACAAGGTCACCGTCAACCTTACACAAAAGTTGTTATCAACGCTATCAACGCTTAA
- the rpmA gene encoding 50S ribosomal protein L27 — MLNLNLANLQFMAHKKGGGSTSNGRDSQAKRLGAKAADGQTVSGGSILYRQRGTKIYPGANVGRGGDDTLYAKVEGVVRFERKGRDKKQVSVYPIAK, encoded by the coding sequence ATGTTAAACTTGAATCTTGCTAACTTGCAATTTATGGCCCACAAAAAAGGTGGAGGTTCAACGTCAAACGGTCGTGACTCACAAGCGAAACGCCTTGGTGCGAAAGCTGCTGACGGCCAAACTGTATCAGGTGGTTCAATCCTTTACCGCCAACGTGGTACAAAAATCTACCCAGGAGCTAACGTAGGTCGTGGTGGAGATGACACTCTTTACGCTAAAGTAGAAGGCGTTGTACGCTTCGAACGTAAAGGTCGCGATAAGAAACAAGTATCTGTTTACCCAATCGCAAAATAA
- a CDS encoding GNAT family N-acetyltransferase, protein MKIIAIRDSVEKAEIIKTVLLDLPEWFGLPESTKEYIQDGSLLPLWAAFDKDETVGFVTLTSTSDDCGEVHCMGVKKSHHRKGLGRALMQALEGEARKSYAYLQVKTVDQGHYETYDKTIAFYHSCGFAKLEVFPNLWDEWNPCLIMIKKL, encoded by the coding sequence ATGAAGATTATAGCAATAAGGGATTCAGTTGAAAAAGCTGAGATTATAAAAACGGTATTGCTAGATTTACCTGAGTGGTTTGGCTTACCTGAAAGCACAAAAGAATACATTCAAGATGGGAGTTTGCTGCCATTATGGGCGGCATTTGACAAAGATGAGACAGTAGGATTCGTAACCTTAACGAGCACCTCTGACGATTGTGGGGAAGTTCACTGTATGGGTGTTAAAAAATCTCATCATCGAAAAGGCCTGGGACGAGCGTTGATGCAAGCATTAGAAGGAGAGGCGAGAAAATCTTATGCCTATCTACAAGTAAAAACGGTTGACCAAGGGCACTATGAAACATACGACAAGACGATTGCTTTTTATCATTCTTGTGGATTTGCTAAGTTAGAAGTTTTTCCAAACTTATGGGATGAATGGAATCCCTGTCTCATCATGATTAAAAAGTTATAG
- a CDS encoding LysR family transcriptional regulator, whose amino-acid sequence MNIQQLRYVVAIANSGTFREAAEKLYVSQPSLSISIRDLEKELGFQIFSRTSAGTVLTKRGMEFYEQAQNLVKGFDKFENYYLQVEEKEKSFSISSQHYDFLPPLMTEFSKTHPQYPHFRIFESTTVQILDEVAQGYSELGIIYLNTRNTKGIMQKLEKLQLVVFDLIDFQTHVYLREGHPLAQKEVVQLEDLKGLPTVRFTQEKEAYLYYSENFIDTSDSPVVFDVTDRATLNGILERTDAYATGSGFLDSESVNGIVVVPLEHGVDNRMVYVKRENHDLSQCAKDFLVLMEDYFAKQKHTS is encoded by the coding sequence ATGAATATTCAACAATTGCGCTATGTGGTGGCGATTGCCAACAGCGGGACTTTTCGTGAGGCGGCTGAAAAGCTTTATGTCTCCCAACCGAGTTTGTCCATTTCTATTCGGGATTTAGAGAAGGAACTTGGGTTTCAGATTTTTAGTCGGACCAGTGCTGGTACAGTTTTAACCAAGCGAGGGATGGAGTTTTATGAGCAGGCTCAGAACTTGGTTAAGGGATTTGATAAGTTTGAAAACTATTACTTGCAGGTTGAAGAAAAAGAGAAGAGTTTTTCCATTTCCAGTCAGCACTATGATTTTCTTCCTCCTTTGATGACAGAATTTTCAAAAACACATCCGCAATACCCTCACTTTCGGATTTTTGAATCAACCACTGTTCAGATTTTGGATGAAGTGGCTCAGGGGTATAGTGAACTGGGGATTATCTACCTCAACACTCGCAATACCAAAGGTATTATGCAAAAATTGGAAAAGTTGCAGCTGGTTGTTTTTGATTTGATTGATTTTCAGACCCATGTCTATCTAAGAGAAGGGCATCCCTTAGCCCAAAAAGAAGTAGTCCAATTGGAAGACTTAAAGGGCTTGCCGACGGTTCGGTTTACCCAGGAAAAGGAAGCCTATCTCTACTATTCAGAAAATTTTATTGACACCTCGGATTCACCTGTTGTATTTGATGTGACAGATCGTGCTACCTTAAACGGAATCTTAGAACGGACAGATGCCTATGCAACAGGTTCAGGATTTTTGGATAGTGAGAGTGTGAATGGTATCGTTGTTGTTCCTTTGGAACACGGGGTGGATAACCGAATGGTGTATGTGAAGAGAGAAAACCATGATCTTAGTCAGTGTGCTAAGGATTTCTTGGTGTTGATGGAGGATTATTTTGCAAAACAAAAACATACTAGCTAG
- the lspA gene encoding signal peptidase II produces MLGILVLVAGLIGLDQWIKAWTVATIELDTVVDFIPGFMSLAYLRNYGAAWSILQNQQWFFTIVTLVVMAGLARYLAKSIRGSLFTLFSLSLIIAGGLGNFIDRLRLGYVVDMFHLDFINFPVFNLADVCLTVGVGLLLICIMKEENNGSKS; encoded by the coding sequence GTGCTAGGGATTCTCGTGTTGGTTGCAGGTTTGATTGGCTTGGATCAGTGGATCAAGGCTTGGACAGTAGCCACTATTGAGCTCGATACGGTTGTGGATTTTATTCCTGGGTTTATGAGCTTGGCTTACTTGCGCAACTATGGTGCGGCCTGGTCAATCCTGCAAAATCAGCAATGGTTTTTTACGATTGTAACGCTAGTTGTAATGGCAGGATTGGCTAGGTATTTGGCTAAATCAATCCGTGGCAGTTTGTTTACCTTGTTTAGTCTATCCTTGATTATAGCAGGTGGTTTGGGAAACTTTATTGATCGCTTGCGCTTGGGTTATGTAGTGGATATGTTCCACCTAGATTTTATCAATTTTCCCGTGTTCAACCTGGCAGATGTTTGCCTGACTGTTGGGGTGGGCTTGCTGTTAATTTGTATCATGAAAGAAGAGAATAATGGAAGTAAGAGTTGA